A window of the Fusarium poae strain DAOMC 252244 chromosome 3, whole genome shotgun sequence genome harbors these coding sequences:
- a CDS encoding hypothetical protein (TransMembrane:1 (o350-373i)) produces MKVTQLWYYPIKGIQGIQVQSARLGPQGLQHDRRFMLCKIEKSGELSKLQLSKHPECSLFEPEVVGDKIRVKYLTPKEPLVLWKPEQDTVLEIPIGPELKDLDRADINLHQSLVVAYRMGSDYDAWFTACFGFDTALIYIGDGRRPVLGTFSPKSQYTPPSGTSLLFNCISGKKISSVEEDWITFSDCAPYLVVTEESLNNVRARLSTSDVDVTAMRPNIVLDGETAWDEDFWAQLIIGDAHVVALTKNCNRCTSLNVDYETGRTAEGERGTVLKKLMSDRRVDTGMKHSPVFGRYGFLTSKSDDNAIVSIGDNVKVTARQTERAVWDWTMRDSNFARYYQKSSDANPNLSIVLSFWLVAAAVLGLLPCWLFLS; encoded by the exons ATGAAGGTAACTCAA CTTTGGTATTATCCCATCAAGGGCATCCAAGGCATCCAAGTCCAGTCAGCCAGATTAGGACCACAAGGCCTTCAGCATGACCGTCGATTCATGCTTTGCAAGATCGAAAAGTCAGGCGAACTTTCTAAGCTACAGCTGTCTAAACATCCGGAATGCAGTCTCTTTGAACCAgaagttgttggtgataAGATCCGGGTCAAGTACTTGACTCCGAAAGAGCCTTTGGTACTGTGGAAGCCAGAACAAGACACTGTTCTTGAAATACCGATTGGGCCGGAACTCAAAGATCTGGATAGAGCCGACATCAATCTCCACCAAAGCCTTGTCGTCGCGTACCGCATGGGATCCGACTATGACGCCTGGTTCACTGCCTGTTTTGGTTTTGATACGGCCCTCATTTACATTGGTGATGGTCGACGTCCTGTACTAGGTACATTCTCTCCCAAGTCACAATACACCCCTCCCTCAGGGACCTCATTGCTTTTCAACTGCATTTCTGGGAAGAAGATATCTTCCGTCGAAGAAGACTGGATTACCTTCTCTGACTGTGCACCGTATCTTGTCGTCACCGAGGAATCTCTCAACAACGTCAGGGCCCGCCTGTCAACATCCGACGTGGACGTGACAGCCATGCGACCCAATATTGTCTTGGATGGCGAGACTGCTTGGGATGAGGACTTTTGGGCGCAGCTGATTATCGGTGATGCTCACGTTGTTGCTCTTACCAAGAATTGTAACCGGTGCACCTCGCTCAACGTTGATTACGAAACTGGCCGTACTGCCGAGGGCGAGCGTGGCACGGTACTCAAAAAGCTCATGTCTGACCGAAGAGTTGACACTGGAATGAAACACTCTCCGGTTTTCGGCAGATATGGTTTTCTTACCAGCAAGTCTGACGACAATGCCATTGTGTCTATTGGCGATAATGTCAAGGTGACGGCGCGACAAACCGAGCGCGCTGTCTGGGACTGGACCATGCGCGATTCCAACTTTGCCAGATACTATCAAAAGTCCTCTGACGCAAACCCAAACTTGTCTATAGTTCTTTCGTTCTGGCTGGTGGCTGCGGCTGTACTGGGATTACTACCCTGCTGGCTTTTCCTCTCTTAA
- a CDS encoding hypothetical protein (TransMembrane:7 (o283-306i752-771o803-823i844-864o876-901i908-928o980-1003i)), whose translation MSLSRYGVDDAKVPQQPFLASEAPRGPTFLDTTACLCSLRALPGQDKLAEANAVFDNGQAAWQCIGNQTQGVYNVTSGKWYRAKNAKGSLKLPMEDDSNPPIGKDLVWNSKSRSLEPLKNKDTLTVYDRDCTGTNRSSFSTSFYRATYQQLNDQLPYDAAPCWRPGALPLQLQNVSSWQDEGCKEGFLCQNNTINSLPQSCPPLRECTVARLSGMTCSFNGSNIAMGVFEPVVCQQGYYCPVEDKGQKKILCPAGSYCQPGSSSPTPCNVGSSCPEGSKYQRYYIPLIVLVLVDVLLLVGMFILMFRSRWHRTSKAHAGTLKRHKTMRAVKATITGGGYKKLRDDADHEMAPMQPSYSPQSPYGHAFREGRSRTGFEASLNRNSVYSSEAEQRELEANPQLRAFVESMRRAAEATNFGLSFRYSDLVFHPKKSPRPVLQNVTGSIEQGQLVAVMGGSGAGKSTFVNVLMGKTSNTGGIVAVNNTPGKMKQYKKLTGYVPQDDVVLPELTVYENIVHSARVRLPHNWTSKEIEDHVEAVIDCLELSHVRDSRVGSVGKPVISGGQRKRVSIGMELAAAPMAIFLDEPTSGLDATAASSIMRTLKAIARLGISIIVIIHQPRTEIFDLFDNLILLGNGQTIYEGPQIESQTYFESMGFQFPEHSNHGDVITDIITGNGREYNNVGDVSKEALISHWAKMRQHKQEEAYERRSIRSTMLGDTGMRQALKKRGAPYYKQAWLCLCRAMLQQYRARAAFFAEMGLAVLAGALLGLANNPKEGIMFVGLFHEPYDALSTSIDFFSAPQFALLIAIAIGLVAGAPGVKLFSEETLLYRREAEAGHSRLAYFLAKVVSVLPRMALGCLHFTVPLFLLSVPIVDWGLAFLVNVLYFYCIYGLASIISMVVRREDAPLFATMISLITGILSGSAPPLASVRDWHMEWLWRASPATWLAELYFGQLVAPFSYLYSVDIAAEATGYHLDRKWLNIGVLVAIGTLYRVIAFVGMVLGHRLRR comes from the exons ATGTCTCTTTCACGATATGGCGTCGACGATGCAAAGGTACCGCAACAGCCTTTCCTGGCAAGTGAAGCTCCCAGAGGACCAACTTTTCTCGACACAACTGCATGCCTTTGCAGTCTCCGCGCGCTGCCAGGACAGGATAAGCTCGCCGAAGCTAATGCAGTTTTCGACAATGGCCAAGCAGCATGGCAATGTATCGGAAACCAAACCCAGGGCGTTTACAACGTAACAAGCGGGAAATGGTACAGAGCAAAGAACGCCAAAGGATCGCTCAAATTGCCCATGGAGGATGACTCGAACCCGCCGATTGGAAAAGATCTTGTTTGGAATTCCAAAAGTCGATCTCTCGAGCCTTTAAAGAATAAGGATACACTCACAGTCTACGATCGAGACTGTACCGGCACCAACAGGTCAAGCTTTTCCACCAGTTTCTATAGAGCCACCTACCAGCAACTAAACGACCAACTTCCCTACGATGCGGCACCTTGTTGGAGACCCGGTGCTCTCCCCCTCCAATTGCAAAATGTGTCTTCGTGGCAGGACGAAGGGTGCAAGGAAGGATTTCTGT GCCaaaacaacaccatcaactcGCTCCCCCAGTCCTGCCCTCCTCTCAGAGAATGTACTGTGGCACGTCTTTCGGGCATGACTTGTTCATTCAACGGATCAAATATAGCCATGGGTGTTTTTGAACCGGTTGTTTGCCAGCAGGGCTACTACTGCCCTGTTGAAGACAAAGGTCAGAAAAAGATCCTGTGCCCTGCAGGCTCGTATTGTCAGCCTGGTTCGTCTTCGCCAACACCTTGCAATGTCGGCAGCAGTTGTCCAGAGGGTTCCAAGTACCAACGATATTACATTCCCTTGATAGTTTTGGTTCTGGTCgatgttcttctccttgtcgGTATGTTTATCTTGATGTTCCGTTCACGATGGCACCGAACATCCAAGGCACATGCCGGTACGTTGAAGAGACACAAGACCATGAGGGCTGTCAAAGCGACAATCACTGGAGGTGGATACAAGAAGCTGCGCGACGATGCGGACCACGAGATGGCTCCGATGCAACCCAGCTACAGTCCCCAATCACCGTACGGGCATGCTTTTCGGGAGGGTCGCAGCCGAACTGGCTTTGAGGCATCTCTCAACCGTAACAGCGTTTACAGCTCTGAAGCGGAGCAAAGGGAACTCGAGGCCAACCCTCAGCTCAGGGCTTTTGTCGAGTCTATGCGCAGAGCAGCTGAAGCCACCAACTTTGGTCTTTCTTTCAGATACTCCGATCTTGTTTTCCACCCCAAGAAAAGCCCTAGACCTGTTCTGCAGAACGTGACTGGTTCCATTGAGCAGGGCCAACTTGTTGCTGTCATGGGCGGATCGGGTGCTGGTAAATCAACTTTCGTCAACGTCCTGATGGGCAAAACAAGCAACACGGGTGGCATTGTCGCCGTCAACAACACTCCAGGCAAGATGAAACAGTATAAGAAGCTGACGGGTTACGTGCCTCAAGACGATGTGGTGTTACCCGAGCTGACTGTGTACGAAAACATTGTCCACTCAGCACGGGTCCGACTTCCTCACAACTGGACATCTAAGGAAATCGAGGATCACGTTGAAGCTGTCATCGATTGTTTGGAGCTTTCACACGTCCGCGATTCTCGGGTTGGTAGTGTTGGCAAGCCCGTTATCAGCGGCGGTCAGCGAAAGCGTGTAAGTATCGGCATGGAATTGGCAGCGGCGCCTATGGCCATCTTTCTTGATGAACCAACCAGTGGTTTGGATGCAACTGCGGCATCGTCCATCATGCGCACACTCAAGGCCATCGCAAGACTTGGCATTTCCATCATCGTTATTATTCATCAACCCCGAACAGAGATTTTCGACTTGTTTGACAACCTCATCCTACTTGGCAACGGGCAAACCATCTATGAAGGCCCGCAGATCGAGTCGCAGACTTACTTTGAAAGCATGGGTTTCCAGTTCCCCGAGCACAGCAACCACGGCGACGTCATTACCGATATCATCACTGGTAACGGTCGAGAGTACAACAACGTGGGCGATGTATCCAAGGAAGCACTCATCTCACATTGGGCAAAGATGCGCCAACACAAGCAAGAGGAGGCTTATGAGCGCAGGAGTATCAGGTCCACTATGCTGGGCGACACAGGCATGCGCCAGGCCCTCAAGAAGCGAGGTGCGCCGTACTATAAGCAAGCCTGGCTTTGTCTTTGCCGTGCTATGCTCCAGCAATACCGCGCAAGGGCTGCTTTCTTTGCTGAGATGGGTCTGGCTGTGTTGGCAGGCGCCCTGCTTGGTCTTGCCAACAACCCCAAGGAGGGTATCATGTTTGTTGGTCTATTCCACGAGCCCTATGATGCGTTATCAACCTCTATCGATTTCTTTTCTGCGCCCCAGTTCGCTCTTCTAATCGCCATTGCCATCGGTCTTGTCGCAGGTGCTCCTGGCGTCAAGCTCTTTTCTGAGGAGACACTCTTGTACAGGAGGGAGGCTGAAGCAGGTCATTCACGACTGGCTTACTTCCTTGCCAAGGTTGTATCCGTTCTACCTCGCATGGCACTTGGATGTTTGCATTTCACTGTGCCACTCTTCCTCTTGTCGGTGCCCATCGTGGACTGGGGCCTCGCATTCCTTGTCAACGTTTTGTACTTTTACTGTATTTATGGCCTTGCAAGCATCATAAGCATGGTCGTCCGTCGGGAAGATGCACCTTTGTTTGCGACTATGATTTCCCTCATTACTGGTATTCTTTCCGGTTCCGCGCCACCGCTGGCATCTGTCCGAGACTGGCATATGGAGTGGCTATGGCGGGCGTCTCCCGCGACATGGTTGGCGGAGTTGTATTTCGGGCAACTTGTGGCACCCTTCTCATATCTTTATTCGGTAGATATTGCAGCTGAGGCGACTGGATATCATCTCGACCGAAAGTGGCTCAATATTGGTGTTTTGGTAGCGATCGGAACACTTTATCGAGTGATTGCTTTTGTCGGTATGGTTCTCGGGCATCGGTTGCGAAGATGA